A genomic window from Flavobacterium hankyongi includes:
- a CDS encoding TlpA family protein disulfide reductase, with translation MLQKIIIVSISILTFSLCEESAQFKNPNIKNIENTQFEINSLDQIIEENKGKVIYVDFWASWCLPCRKEMPNSLKLHKKYKDKVVFVYLSIDLEKGDWEKACVKESLLDLKYNLMTIGFKKSEALKGVKLESIPRYMIFDKEGKLANVDAPRPSDKNIHKEFDKYLLD, from the coding sequence ATGTTGCAAAAAATAATCATAGTCAGTATTTCAATTTTAACTTTTTCTCTTTGTGAAGAAAGTGCACAGTTTAAAAATCCGAATATAAAGAATATTGAAAATACTCAATTCGAGATAAATTCATTAGATCAAATTATAGAAGAAAATAAGGGTAAAGTTATCTACGTTGATTTTTGGGCTAGTTGGTGTTTGCCTTGTAGAAAAGAAATGCCCAATTCTTTAAAGCTTCATAAGAAATATAAAGATAAAGTGGTTTTTGTTTATCTGTCAATTGATTTGGAAAAGGGAGATTGGGAAAAAGCATGTGTCAAAGAATCTCTATTAGATTTAAAATATAATTTGATGACTATTGGGTTTAAAAAATCCGAAGCATTGAAGGGGGTTAAATTGGAATCAATACCCCGTTATATGATTTTTGATAAAGAGGGAAAATTGGCAAATGTTGATGCTCCAAGACCTAGTGATAAAAATATTCACAAAGAGTTTGATAAATACTTATTAGATTAA
- the fbp gene encoding class 1 fructose-bisphosphatase, which yields MEERNKTLGEFIIEKQSEFQYSSGELSRIINSIRLAAKVVNYKVNKAGLVDIVGAAGDQNIQGEDQQKLDVYANEVFIQTLINREIVCGIASEENDDFITVAGSDNSHNNKYVVLMDPLDGSSNIDVNVSVGTIFSVFRRVTPIGTPVQLEDFLQPGVNQVAAGYVIYGTSTMLVYTTGHGVNGFTLNPAIGTFYLSHPNMQYSKDGKIYSINEGNYIHFPQGVKDYLKYCQTEEGDRPYTSRYIGSLVSDFHRNMIKGGIYLYPTSSKAPKGKLRLLYECNPMAFLAEQAGGKASDGYNRIMEIQPTELHERVPFFCGSSNMVEKAEEFMQKNK from the coding sequence ATGGAAGAACGCAATAAAACCTTAGGTGAATTCATCATCGAAAAACAAAGTGAATTTCAATATTCATCAGGAGAATTATCAAGAATTATCAACTCTATAAGACTAGCTGCCAAGGTTGTTAATTACAAAGTAAACAAAGCAGGATTAGTGGATATTGTAGGAGCTGCTGGTGACCAAAACATTCAAGGAGAAGACCAACAAAAATTGGATGTTTATGCCAATGAAGTTTTTATTCAAACCTTAATAAATCGTGAAATTGTTTGCGGTATTGCGTCAGAAGAAAACGATGATTTCATTACCGTAGCAGGTTCAGATAATAGTCACAATAACAAATATGTTGTTTTAATGGATCCACTTGACGGCTCATCAAATATTGATGTGAATGTTTCAGTAGGGACTATTTTCTCAGTTTTTAGAAGAGTTACTCCAATAGGAACTCCTGTTCAATTAGAAGATTTTTTACAACCAGGAGTAAATCAAGTTGCCGCTGGATATGTAATTTACGGCACCTCAACCATGCTTGTTTACACTACAGGACATGGCGTTAACGGATTTACTTTAAATCCTGCAATAGGAACTTTTTATTTGTCGCATCCTAACATGCAGTATTCTAAAGATGGAAAAATATATTCGATTAATGAAGGAAACTACATCCATTTCCCTCAAGGAGTAAAAGATTATTTAAAATACTGTCAAACTGAAGAAGGAGATAGACCTTATACTTCACGTTACATTGGAAGTTTGGTTTCAGACTTTCACAGAAACATGATTAAGGGAGGAATTTATTTATACCCAACCAGCTCTAAAGCACCAAAAGGTAAGTTACGTTTACTTTATGAATGCAACCCAATGGCCTTTCTTGCTGAACAAGCTGGCGGAAAAGCATCTGATGGATACAACCGTATTATGGAAATACAACCAACAGAATTACACGAACGTGTTCCTTTTTTCTGTGGAAGCTCAAATATGGTAGAAAAAGCAGAAGAATTTATGCAAAAGAATAAATAG
- a CDS encoding M48 family metalloprotease, with translation MKTIKIVGLAVVMFSGTLHAQINLGEKALGAVQKGVAGFTFNDEDAAALSKEAVVKMDAENKVAGPKDAYTLRLNKIFGKHSAENGLKLNYKVYLTKDVNAFATADGSVRVFSGLMDIMDDNELLAVIGHEIGHVANHDTRDAVKAAYKKEALVDAVASQSDKVAKLTDSQYAKIGSAMIDSRHSRQQESEADLFSYDFMKRHKYNVNAVESAFTILAKQSEGTESNFLTRMMSSHPEPKQRAEVAKQRAIADGLYKPYVKQAAVKKAVVKKKK, from the coding sequence ATGAAAACAATTAAAATAGTTGGTTTAGCAGTAGTAATGTTTAGTGGAACGTTGCATGCGCAAATTAATCTTGGAGAAAAAGCATTAGGTGCAGTTCAAAAGGGTGTGGCTGGTTTTACATTTAACGATGAAGATGCAGCAGCTTTATCTAAAGAAGCTGTGGTGAAAATGGATGCCGAAAACAAAGTGGCTGGGCCAAAAGACGCATATACTCTTAGGCTGAATAAAATTTTTGGTAAACATAGTGCTGAGAATGGTTTGAAATTAAACTACAAAGTGTATTTAACTAAAGACGTAAATGCTTTTGCGACGGCTGATGGAAGTGTTCGTGTGTTTTCAGGATTAATGGATATCATGGATGATAATGAATTGTTAGCAGTTATTGGCCATGAAATAGGTCACGTTGCAAATCATGATACAAGAGATGCTGTAAAAGCAGCGTATAAAAAAGAGGCATTGGTAGATGCAGTGGCTTCACAGTCTGATAAAGTTGCAAAATTAACGGACAGTCAATATGCAAAAATTGGTAGTGCAATGATAGATAGTCGCCATAGTCGTCAACAAGAATCAGAAGCCGATCTTTTTTCATATGATTTCATGAAACGCCATAAGTATAATGTAAATGCTGTAGAATCGGCTTTTACCATTTTGGCTAAACAAAGTGAAGGAACCGAATCTAACTTTTTAACAAGAATGATGAGTTCACATCCAGAACCTAAACAAAGAGCTGAAGTTGCAAAGCAAAGAGCTATAGCAGATGGTCTTTATAAACCATATGTGAAACAAGCAGCAGTTAAAAAAGCAGTAGTAAAAAAGAAAAAATAA
- a CDS encoding GNAT family N-acetyltransferase, with protein sequence MIIRKGTQDDMAHVLELIKELAIYEKEPDAVVIKESDLVRDGFGDNPLFYTFVAEVNHKIVGVALYYYRYSTWKGKTIHLEDLIVREEMRGTGIGFELYSEIIKQGKKDNVRRIEWNVLDWNTPAIKFYEKSGARILEDWRVVQMDEIGINEFINKL encoded by the coding sequence ATGATAATCCGAAAAGGAACGCAAGACGACATGGCTCATGTTCTTGAACTAATAAAAGAACTGGCTATATACGAAAAAGAACCTGATGCTGTTGTAATAAAAGAGTCTGACCTTGTTAGAGACGGATTTGGAGATAATCCACTTTTTTACACTTTTGTGGCTGAAGTAAATCATAAAATAGTAGGTGTTGCTTTGTATTATTACAGATATTCTACATGGAAAGGGAAAACAATCCACTTGGAAGATTTGATAGTTAGAGAAGAAATGAGAGGAACTGGAATAGGTTTCGAATTGTATTCTGAAATTATAAAACAAGGTAAAAAAGATAATGTACGTAGAATTGAATGGAATGTACTTGATTGGAACACACCTGCAATTAAGTTCTATGAAAAGTCTGGTGCTAGAATACTTGAGGACTGGCGAGTGGTTCAAATGGATGAAATAGGAATAAATGAATTTATAAATAAATTGTAA
- a CDS encoding aspartate kinase — translation MRIFKFGGASVKDASGVKNVFDVLQKVGYEDVLLIVSAMGKTTNALEVVIKNYFDKSPDLNASIQEVKKYHYQILLDLFEDEEHEVFLDVDSHFADFEYFVRSNKSPNYNFVYDQIVSYGEIISTTILSHYMNYRGVTSQWLDVRNYIKTDNTYRDANVDWDITQKNIGKIAKKKLLFVTQGFVGSDENGFTTTLGREGSDYTAAIFAYCLNAESVTIWKDVPGVMNADPRYFENATLLNQISYREAIELAFYGASVIHPKTLQPLQRKEIPLYVKSFINPLLPGTSVSKGEDLEPKSPCFIVKKDQLLLSLSSIDFSFIMEENISEIFALLHQHKLKVSLIQNSAISFSVCIEDKFGTFKDLVKILSKKFKVSYNENVSLYTVRHFDEKAMKTVEKNKSVLLRQMSRETLQVVTKE, via the coding sequence ATGAGAATTTTCAAATTTGGAGGAGCGTCAGTAAAAGATGCTTCAGGTGTAAAAAACGTTTTTGACGTTTTGCAAAAAGTAGGTTACGAAGATGTGTTATTGATAGTTTCGGCTATGGGTAAAACAACCAATGCTCTCGAAGTTGTTATCAAGAATTATTTTGATAAGTCACCAGATTTGAATGCCTCTATACAAGAGGTTAAAAAATATCATTACCAGATTCTTTTAGATTTATTTGAAGATGAAGAGCATGAAGTGTTTCTTGATGTAGATAGTCATTTTGCTGATTTTGAATATTTCGTAAGAAGTAATAAATCGCCTAATTATAATTTCGTGTACGATCAAATTGTAAGTTATGGTGAAATTATTTCGACAACGATTTTAAGCCATTATATGAACTATAGAGGTGTTACTTCACAGTGGTTAGATGTGAGAAATTATATAAAAACAGATAATACGTATCGCGATGCTAATGTTGATTGGGATATTACTCAAAAGAACATTGGTAAGATCGCTAAAAAGAAATTACTTTTTGTGACACAAGGATTTGTTGGGTCAGATGAGAATGGATTTACAACTACTTTAGGAAGAGAAGGTTCAGATTATACTGCTGCAATTTTTGCTTATTGCTTAAATGCAGAAAGTGTTACAATTTGGAAAGATGTTCCGGGAGTTATGAATGCAGATCCTCGTTATTTTGAAAATGCAACACTTCTTAATCAAATATCATATCGAGAAGCTATTGAGTTGGCTTTTTATGGAGCAAGTGTAATTCATCCTAAAACATTACAGCCACTTCAAAGAAAAGAAATTCCTTTGTATGTAAAATCATTTATAAATCCACTTTTGCCTGGAACAAGTGTTTCTAAGGGAGAAGATTTAGAGCCTAAATCGCCATGTTTTATTGTTAAGAAGGACCAACTTTTATTGTCTCTTTCATCAATAGATTTTTCTTTTATAATGGAAGAAAACATTAGCGAAATATTTGCTTTGTTACATCAGCATAAACTTAAAGTGAGTTTGATTCAGAACTCTGCGATTAGCTTTTCAGTATGTATTGAAGATAAATTTGGAACATTTAAAGATTTAGTGAAAATCCTTTCTAAAAAATTCAAGGTATCGTATAATGAAAATGTCTCATTATACACCGTGAGACATTTTGATGAAAAAGCAATGAAAACTGTAGAAAAAAACAAATCGGTTTTACTTCGTCAAATGAGTCGCGAAACTCTTCAAGTTGTGACTAAGGAATAA